The proteins below are encoded in one region of Peptoniphilus sp. GNH:
- a CDS encoding iron-containing alcohol dehydrogenase, producing MIYYVPPVNLLGRGCLAELGEPVKRLGLKKALVVSDNFLKSNGTVDKVCDVLHKADIKTVVYTDVKPNPTVKNVEGGLALLKKEGCDFVVSIGGGSPQDCGKAIAVLATNGGCVQDYEGINKTEKESLPIVAIATTAGTSAEVTINYVITDEDRKIKMILVDNNALAKITVNDPELMISKPAALTAATGMDALTHAIEAVVAAGANDVTDATALYSIKLIFENLEDAVKNGSDIKAREMMTFACFLNGIAFSNAGLGNVHAMAHQLGGLYDLPHGVCNAMLLGVVEEENAKSAPGKFRDIARVIGYDVENRSDKQCVDYVIGRINELAKKVGIPESLKQVGVENPDYDTLAENAMKDACAGANPVFFDKEKLIELFKKIS from the coding sequence ATGATTTATTATGTACCACCAGTTAATTTACTGGGAAGGGGTTGTTTGGCAGAGCTTGGGGAACCTGTGAAGAGATTAGGTCTAAAAAAGGCTCTAGTTGTCAGCGATAATTTCTTGAAATCTAATGGAACAGTTGACAAGGTTTGTGATGTTTTACATAAGGCTGATATAAAAACAGTCGTATATACTGATGTAAAACCAAACCCAACTGTTAAAAATGTAGAAGGCGGATTGGCACTTCTAAAAAAAGAAGGATGTGACTTTGTAGTATCCATCGGGGGAGGATCTCCGCAAGACTGTGGTAAGGCGATAGCTGTACTAGCAACAAATGGTGGATGTGTTCAAGACTACGAAGGCATCAACAAGACTGAAAAAGAAAGTCTTCCAATAGTTGCGATTGCGACAACAGCAGGAACTTCTGCAGAAGTTACAATAAACTATGTAATTACAGATGAAGATAGAAAAATAAAGATGATTTTGGTGGATAACAATGCCCTCGCTAAGATAACTGTAAATGATCCTGAACTGATGATTTCAAAGCCTGCTGCGCTTACAGCTGCGACAGGAATGGATGCTCTTACTCATGCAATTGAAGCTGTAGTTGCTGCTGGAGCAAATGATGTTACAGATGCCACAGCCCTTTATTCAATAAAACTAATATTTGAAAACTTAGAAGATGCAGTTAAAAATGGAAGCGACATCAAGGCAAGAGAAATGATGACTTTTGCTTGCTTCTTAAATGGAATTGCTTTTTCAAATGCTGGACTTGGAAATGTGCACGCTATGGCTCATCAACTAGGAGGTCTATACGATCTTCCACACGGAGTTTGCAATGCTATGCTTCTTGGAGTAGTTGAGGAAGAAAATGCTAAATCAGCTCCAGGCAAATTTAGAGATATAGCAAGAGTAATCGGATATGATGTAGAAAATAGATCTGACAAGCAATGTGTAGACTATGTAATAGGAAGAATAAATGAACTTGCTAAAAAAGTAGGAATTCCTGAATCACTAAAGCAAGTAGGAGTTGAAAATCCTGATTATGATACTTTAGCAGAAAATGCAATGAAGGATGCTTGTGCAGGAGCCAACCCAGTATTTTTTGACAAGGAAAAATTAATAGAACTATTTAAGAAAATTTCTTGA
- a CDS encoding G5 domain-containing protein: protein MQIGKTRLNKGYLFFFMSFLLLFSVISITYAQILGTKVNLKIKGKDKEVVTYATTVKDFIKQEKIILDKNQAVSPSLDTEIVDGMTISISGLASYTVIDEKGKHLLESSGSTVEEVLENSEIKLGNEDYTRPARSEEIEAGQEIEIFRIKHTETTIEQEESFDVVEKINENLKKDQRRVIQKGKTGIITEKVRNTYANGELITQEILDTKVTRKPVTEIVEVGNSEAVKEVVQASDNSFDPTTAKKVFTMEATAYDPSAGSKTAMGTRARVGAVAVDPKVIPLGSKLYIETTDGWPSYGYAVAEDTGGAIKGKKIDLFFNSKSTALKFGRRLVKVYVIE, encoded by the coding sequence ATGCAGATAGGAAAGACAAGGCTCAATAAGGGCTATTTATTTTTCTTTATGAGTTTTTTGCTTTTATTTTCAGTAATTTCAATAACTTATGCTCAAATACTTGGCACTAAGGTGAATTTGAAAATAAAGGGAAAAGATAAGGAAGTCGTGACTTATGCGACAACCGTAAAGGATTTTATAAAACAAGAGAAAATAATTTTGGACAAAAACCAAGCTGTAAGTCCAAGTTTGGATACAGAAATTGTAGATGGCATGACCATTTCAATTTCAGGACTTGCTAGCTACACAGTGATTGATGAAAAAGGCAAGCATTTATTAGAATCTTCTGGATCAACTGTAGAAGAAGTCCTGGAAAATTCAGAAATTAAGCTTGGCAACGAAGATTATACAAGGCCGGCAAGATCAGAAGAGATTGAAGCTGGACAAGAAATTGAAATTTTTAGGATCAAGCACACAGAAACTACAATCGAACAAGAAGAAAGTTTTGATGTTGTAGAAAAAATAAATGAAAATCTAAAAAAAGATCAAAGAAGAGTAATCCAAAAGGGTAAGACGGGGATTATAACTGAAAAAGTTAGAAATACTTACGCAAATGGAGAACTGATAACTCAAGAAATTTTAGACACTAAAGTCACTAGAAAACCAGTTACTGAAATAGTAGAAGTTGGAAATAGCGAAGCAGTAAAAGAAGTTGTACAAGCCTCTGATAACTCTTTTGATCCGACAACAGCAAAAAAAGTATTCACAATGGAAGCTACAGCCTATGACCCATCTGCTGGCTCAAAAACTGCAATGGGAACTAGAGCTAGAGTAGGTGCGGTTGCAGTTGACCCAAAAGTGATTCCACTAGGATCAAAACTCTATATAGAAACAACAGATGGATGGCCGTCTTATGGCTATGCAGTAGCAGAAGATACAGGTGGAGCTATCAAGGGTAAGAAGATAGACCTCTTCTTTAACTCTAAGTCAACAGCTCTTAAGTTTGGCAGAAGACTTGTAAAAGTATATGTAATTGAATAA
- a CDS encoding CoA pyrophosphatase has product MKNKEALNKIASIVERHRPSIIDAGDKYAVFIPLIEVDGKICLLYEVRSASLRRQPGEISFPGGKIDKGEGAGQAALRETCEELLLTRQKLEYFGELDFIYTQSGTQIYCFAGLIKDITLENIRPNKDEVEKVFCIPLDYLIETEPEVHSLDIGILKSDTFPYDLIPGGKAYKFAKGVHKIYFYKYAGYLVWGLTAKLTYNFIKILKSNKFWR; this is encoded by the coding sequence ATGAAGAATAAAGAAGCCTTAAACAAAATCGCAAGCATAGTAGAAAGACACAGACCATCTATAATTGATGCCGGGGATAAGTATGCCGTATTTATCCCCTTGATTGAAGTGGACGGGAAAATATGTTTGCTTTACGAAGTTAGATCGGCAAGTCTTAGAAGGCAACCAGGAGAGATTTCCTTTCCTGGTGGCAAGATAGACAAGGGGGAAGGGGCAGGCCAGGCTGCTCTTAGAGAAACTTGTGAGGAACTTTTGTTAACTAGACAAAAACTCGAATATTTTGGAGAGCTAGACTTTATCTACACTCAGTCGGGGACACAAATTTATTGCTTTGCAGGGCTTATAAAAGACATAACTTTAGAAAATATAAGACCCAACAAAGACGAAGTCGAGAAAGTTTTTTGCATACCTCTTGACTATCTGATAGAAACAGAACCCGAAGTTCATAGTTTAGATATTGGAATTTTAAAATCGGACACCTTTCCCTATGATTTAATACCTGGAGGAAAAGCTTATAAATTTGCAAAAGGAGTTCACAAGATTTACTTTTATAAATATGCAGGCTATTTGGTCTGGGGTCTTACAGCAAAATTGACCTATAATTTTATAAAAATACTAAAATCGAATAAATTTTGGCGATAA
- a CDS encoding patatin-like phospholipase family protein, whose protein sequence is MEKYSLVLEGGGSKGAYQVGAFIALKENGYEFKTIVGTSIGAINGAMFAQNDLQKCINLWENMDLNKNMGFEETLDDENQDDSSKLEDALSFISGNLKNIKNLISSGGRMDPKPLKDLVNLAVDEEKLRKSDINFGLVTFNITDRKTEEVFIDDIPEGKLKNYVMASAYHPAFKLEPIDGKYYLDGGATNRIPHSMVDKLEEKIIIVRTRPRDFRNLLFPKDAIVIEPLEKLASSMSFDSDKSKTLIKLGYLDAMKIIKGLKGKEYYFKPIGELQAEKILRNVYLSSMEDFIKEKNIKGKSIIRCLYEDRFSSIAKGLGLDRSFSLEDLLFALIERELSIFKLDKLRVRSLQESINEISEASKKVDSAYLKKLVESYEE, encoded by the coding sequence ATGGAAAAATATTCTTTAGTTTTAGAAGGAGGCGGCTCAAAGGGGGCCTATCAAGTAGGCGCCTTTATCGCACTTAAAGAAAATGGATACGAATTCAAGACCATAGTAGGCACCTCAATAGGAGCTATAAATGGAGCCATGTTTGCTCAAAATGATTTGCAAAAGTGCATTAATCTTTGGGAAAATATGGACTTAAATAAAAATATGGGTTTTGAAGAAACTTTAGATGATGAAAATCAAGATGATTCATCCAAGCTAGAAGATGCGCTGTCGTTTATATCTGGAAATTTGAAAAATATCAAAAACTTAATTTCAAGCGGAGGTAGGATGGATCCCAAGCCCTTGAAAGACTTGGTAAATCTTGCCGTAGATGAAGAAAAGCTCAGAAAATCCGACATAAATTTTGGGCTGGTAACTTTTAATATCACAGACAGAAAGACGGAAGAAGTCTTTATAGATGATATTCCGGAGGGCAAACTTAAAAATTATGTAATGGCATCTGCCTATCACCCAGCCTTTAAACTGGAACCGATTGATGGCAAGTACTACCTAGACGGAGGAGCCACCAACCGCATCCCCCATTCTATGGTGGACAAGCTAGAAGAAAAGATTATAATAGTGAGGACTAGACCCAGAGATTTTAGAAACTTACTCTTTCCAAAGGATGCAATAGTCATTGAGCCACTTGAAAAATTAGCATCATCTATGAGTTTTGACTCGGACAAGTCTAAGACTCTTATAAAACTTGGCTATTTGGATGCTATGAAAATTATAAAAGGACTAAAGGGCAAGGAATATTATTTTAAGCCCATAGGAGAATTGCAAGCTGAGAAGATATTAAGAAATGTGTATCTATCATCTATGGAAGACTTTATAAAGGAAAAAAATATAAAAGGCAAGTCTATCATAAGATGTCTTTATGAGGACAGATTTAGTTCGATAGCCAAGGGACTAGGCTTGGATAGAAGTTTTAGTCTGGAAGATTTGCTCTTTGCCCTTATAGAAAGAGAACTTTCAATATTTAAGTTGGATAAACTGAGAGTAAGAAGCCTACAAGAATCCATAAATGAAATCTCGGAAGCTTCAAAAAAAGTGGATTCAGCTTATTTGAAAAAACTTGTAGAGTCCTATGAAGAATAA
- the mscL gene encoding large conductance mechanosensitive channel protein MscL, with amino-acid sequence MKKFIEEFKGFIARGNVIDMAVGVIIGGAFGKIVSSLVEDIIMPPISMILSGVDIQNMFFSLDGKKYASLAEAKEAAAPVFAYGNFLQTVINFLIIAFVIFVVIKQMARFKSKKEVENSEQASKTCPYCKSQINLEATRCPHCTSEL; translated from the coding sequence TTGAAGAAATTTATTGAAGAATTTAAAGGTTTTATTGCTAGGGGAAACGTCATAGACATGGCAGTCGGTGTCATCATAGGTGGTGCTTTTGGAAAAATTGTATCATCTTTAGTTGAAGACATCATTATGCCACCCATATCCATGATATTATCAGGGGTTGATATTCAAAACATGTTCTTTTCACTTGATGGAAAGAAATATGCGTCGCTTGCAGAGGCAAAAGAAGCCGCAGCTCCAGTCTTTGCCTATGGAAATTTTTTGCAGACGGTAATAAATTTTCTAATCATAGCCTTTGTAATTTTTGTAGTTATAAAGCAAATGGCAAGATTTAAGTCTAAAAAGGAAGTAGAAAATAGCGAACAGGCAAGCAAAACTTGCCCCTATTGCAAGAGTCAGATAAATCTTGAGGCTACTAGATGTCCTCATTGCACATCGGAGTTATAA
- a CDS encoding cytidine/deoxycytidylate deaminase family protein, producing the protein MRKSWTDYFMEITEMVATRSTCDRALVGCVLVNDENRIISTGYNGSVAGNPHCDDVGHTLRDGHCIATIHAEMNALLYCAKEGISVRGARAYITHFPCLNCAKALIQAGIKEIIYKVDYRKDPYAIELFKKNKLKVSRYKEGKLEEIY; encoded by the coding sequence ATGAGAAAGTCTTGGACTGATTATTTTATGGAAATTACAGAGATGGTGGCAACTAGATCAACTTGTGATCGGGCCTTGGTGGGATGCGTTCTAGTAAATGATGAAAACAGAATAATCTCTACTGGCTACAATGGTTCTGTTGCTGGCAATCCCCATTGTGATGATGTAGGTCACACCTTAAGGGACGGTCACTGTATCGCCACTATTCACGCTGAGATGAACGCCCTTTTATATTGTGCAAAAGAAGGCATATCTGTGAGAGGAGCTAGGGCATATATTACACATTTTCCCTGTTTAAATTGTGCCAAGGCTCTTATTCAGGCAGGCATTAAGGAGATAATTTACAAGGTGGATTATAGAAAAGACCCATATGCGATTGAGCTTTTCAAAAAAAACAAGCTGAAAGTATCAAGGTATAAGGAGGGAAAACTTGAAGAAATTTATTGA
- a CDS encoding ribonuclease H family protein, with product MTSISYYVVKKGRKPGIYTSWQECKEQVHGYKGGIYKKFKTLKEAEAFFNDSEGENDKKEEKDLKEGEVIAYVDGSFQVKTFRYSFGYLLIGKDFYEEGKKAFEKSDMSSMRNVAGEIEGAMYAMKRAVERGYKKLYLHYDYTGIEMWAKKAWKANLKGTKAYSDFYENIKKDIDVDFIHVMAHTGIEYNERVDKLAKEALDEKVLD from the coding sequence ATGACAAGCATCAGCTATTATGTGGTAAAAAAAGGAAGAAAACCGGGTATTTATACAAGTTGGCAAGAGTGTAAAGAACAAGTGCATGGATACAAGGGAGGCATATATAAAAAGTTTAAGACTCTTAAAGAGGCAGAGGCTTTTTTTAATGATTCAGAAGGCGAAAATGATAAAAAAGAAGAAAAAGATTTAAAAGAGGGAGAAGTCATAGCCTATGTAGACGGCTCTTTTCAAGTTAAAACTTTTAGATATTCTTTCGGATATCTTCTAATAGGAAAAGATTTTTACGAAGAGGGCAAGAAGGCCTTTGAAAAATCGGATATGTCTTCTATGAGAAATGTAGCAGGAGAAATTGAGGGAGCCATGTATGCCATGAAAAGAGCGGTTGAACGTGGTTATAAAAAGCTCTATTTGCACTATGACTACACAGGAATTGAGATGTGGGCAAAGAAGGCGTGGAAGGCAAACCTAAAAGGCACTAAGGCCTATTCTGATTTTTACGAAAATATAAAAAAAGATATAGATGTCGACTTTATACATGTCATGGCACATACGGGCATAGAGTACAACGAGAGAGTTGACAAATTGGCAAAGGAGGCCTTGGATGAGAAAGTCTTGGACTGA
- a CDS encoding cyclodeaminase/cyclohydrolase family protein produces the protein MLIDKTVIEFAKELSSSSPTPGGGAASAYTGLLSISLAMMVTNLTLKNKSYEAVHKKMQRLLEKGEDLKADLQVLIDEDAKAFENLMAAYRLPKYEKAVSSFRSDEIAKALVKAVDVPFEIAYKTFEVYPILKMLLEDGNKNAITDVGASASLANAAIKGALLNVYINIKSFKDYNKAEKLRTEALELEKISSALAKDIEEEVKAELL, from the coding sequence ATGTTAATCGATAAGACTGTAATAGAATTTGCAAAAGAACTTTCCTCTTCTTCACCGACACCAGGTGGGGGAGCGGCAAGTGCCTATACTGGTCTTTTGAGCATTTCTCTTGCCATGATGGTTACAAATCTGACTCTTAAAAATAAGTCTTATGAAGCAGTTCATAAAAAAATGCAAAGATTACTTGAAAAGGGTGAGGACTTAAAGGCTGATTTGCAAGTTCTAATAGATGAAGATGCCAAGGCTTTTGAAAATCTCATGGCTGCTTACAGACTGCCAAAATATGAAAAAGCTGTTTCATCTTTTAGAAGTGATGAAATAGCAAAGGCTCTAGTAAAAGCTGTGGATGTGCCTTTTGAAATAGCCTACAAGACATTTGAAGTCTATCCCATTTTAAAAATGCTGCTTGAAGATGGCAACAAAAATGCCATAACTGATGTGGGAGCGAGTGCTTCTTTGGCAAATGCCGCTATAAAAGGTGCACTTTTAAATGTGTATATAAACATCAAATCTTTCAAGGACTACAATAAAGCCGAAAAATTAAGAACGGAGGCCTTGGAACTAGAGAAGATCTCAAGTGCTTTGGCAAAGGATATAGAAGAGGAAGTAAAGGCGGAACTCCTATGA
- a CDS encoding formate--tetrahydrofolate ligase yields the protein MKTDIQIAKETTLKPIDDLAKDLGLAKDAIELYGPYKAKIDYKKITGDRKGKLVLVTAMSPTPAGEGKTTVSIGLSEGLNKLGIKSMLALREPSLGPVFGIKGGAAGGGYSQVLPMEDINLHFTGDLHAITSANNLLAALLDNHMHQGFEPEIDPRKINFKRVLNMNDRSLRNIVLGLGGELASIPREEHFMITAASEIMAIVCLAENLEDLKERIGRIIVAYTRDDKPVYASDIGAADAVTILLKDAIKPNLVQTCENTPAIIHGGPFANIAHGCNSVIATKTALSLSDVVITEAGFGADLGAEKFFDIKCGCSGLSPDAVVLVVTIRALKYHGGLKDLSLVDLQAIRRGFSNVGRHCQNLKKYGLPLIVAINHFYKDTDEEIDLVKELLKEEGIKAQISKGFELGGQGAEDLAKLLLETLKEGKNFKPLYSYEDSIKSKIEKIAKEIYRASHVSYSTVANKKIAQLEKNDLDKLPICIAKTQYSFSDNKDLLGAPEDFEFTISDINISNGAGFIVALSGDMMVMPGLNKNPAAKNMKIDANGNIEGLF from the coding sequence ATGAAGACAGACATTCAAATTGCTAAGGAAACCACTTTAAAACCCATAGACGATTTGGCAAAGGATTTGGGACTTGCCAAGGATGCTATTGAGCTATATGGCCCCTACAAGGCCAAGATAGACTACAAGAAGATAACTGGCGACAGAAAAGGCAAGCTTGTGCTTGTTACGGCAATGAGTCCAACTCCTGCAGGCGAAGGCAAGACCACAGTTAGCATAGGTCTTTCTGAAGGCTTAAATAAACTTGGAATAAAGTCCATGTTGGCATTGAGAGAGCCTTCTTTGGGGCCTGTTTTCGGCATCAAGGGGGGAGCGGCTGGAGGAGGATATTCACAAGTGCTCCCCATGGAAGATATAAATTTGCATTTTACAGGAGACCTTCATGCCATCACTTCTGCCAACAATTTGCTGGCGGCTCTTTTGGATAATCACATGCATCAAGGCTTTGAACCAGAGATTGATCCGAGAAAGATAAATTTCAAAAGGGTTTTGAATATGAATGACCGCTCACTTAGGAATATAGTTTTGGGTCTTGGTGGAGAGCTTGCATCTATTCCTAGAGAGGAACATTTTATGATAACTGCAGCAAGTGAAATTATGGCAATAGTCTGTCTAGCAGAAAATCTTGAAGACCTAAAAGAGAGAATAGGAAGGATAATAGTTGCTTATACAAGAGATGATAAGCCCGTCTATGCGAGTGATATAGGAGCTGCTGATGCTGTTACCATTCTTTTGAAGGATGCTATAAAGCCCAACTTAGTTCAAACCTGCGAGAACACTCCGGCAATAATCCATGGTGGACCTTTTGCCAATATTGCGCACGGTTGCAATAGTGTAATAGCAACAAAGACAGCTCTTTCTCTTTCTGATGTGGTGATTACAGAAGCAGGTTTTGGAGCTGACTTGGGGGCTGAAAAATTTTTTGACATAAAATGTGGATGCTCGGGTCTTAGCCCAGATGCTGTTGTCTTGGTGGTTACTATAAGGGCCCTTAAGTACCATGGTGGATTGAAGGACTTGTCTTTAGTTGATTTGCAAGCCATTAGAAGGGGATTTTCCAACGTGGGAAGACATTGCCAAAATTTGAAAAAATATGGCTTGCCGCTTATTGTTGCCATTAACCACTTCTACAAGGACACTGATGAAGAGATTGATTTAGTTAAGGAGCTTTTAAAAGAAGAAGGCATAAAAGCTCAAATAAGCAAGGGCTTTGAATTGGGGGGTCAAGGTGCAGAGGATTTGGCTAAGCTACTTTTAGAAACTTTAAAAGAAGGTAAAAATTTCAAACCTCTTTATTCTTATGAGGATTCTATAAAATCAAAGATTGAAAAAATTGCCAAGGAAATTTATAGGGCCTCTCATGTATCGTATTCGACTGTAGCAAATAAAAAAATAGCTCAATTAGAAAAAAATGACCTCGATAAGCTTCCTATTTGTATAGCTAAAACTCAATACTCCTTTTCTGATAATAAGGATTTATTGGGAGCTCCAGAAGATTTTGAATTTACAATATCAGACATCAACATATCAAACGGAGCAGGTTTCATAGTGGCTCTTTCGGGAGACATGATGGTCATGCCTGGTCTTAACAAAAACCCAGCTGCTAAGAATATGAAAATTGATGCTAATGGAAATATAGAGGGACTTTTCTAG
- the hisS gene encoding histidine--tRNA ligase gives MREIIKPSTLPGFGELLPKDQILFNRLLEIIRKNYEFHGFYPLDTPVLEKTEVLLAKGGGETAAQVYSFTKGSTEMSMRFDLTVPLARYVAEHISDLAFPFKRYQIGKVYRGERAQRGRFREFYQCDIDVIGNEKLSLVNDAEMPVIIAKIFREMGFEDFKICVNNRKILTGFYRSLGVCDATSVLRIVDKLDKIGICKVKELLEDEGLKADQIEKISDFLKIKGNREEILLALEGLGIEDEDFKLGVDELSKLTSYMEDFGIERKNYKIDLKIARGLDYYTGSVYETFLDAYPELGSVCSGGRYDDLAANYTKAKLPGVGISIGLSRLFFQLTEKKLIESKNQSMVDVLVIPMDDCIEEGIKLIKKLRDREISTSIYTEAGKMGKKFKYADDLEIPYVIVLGKDEIEKGIYGLKDMKEGNQENLDFESLCKKLSSLAGV, from the coding sequence ATGAGAGAAATTATAAAACCGTCTACGCTTCCGGGATTTGGCGAACTTTTACCTAAAGATCAAATTTTATTTAATAGATTACTTGAAATAATAAGAAAAAATTATGAATTTCACGGATTTTATCCCTTGGATACTCCAGTTTTGGAAAAGACAGAGGTCTTGCTTGCCAAGGGAGGAGGAGAAACTGCAGCTCAGGTTTATTCTTTTACAAAGGGTAGCACTGAGATGAGTATGCGTTTTGATCTTACCGTGCCTCTTGCAAGATATGTTGCTGAACATATTTCAGATTTAGCTTTTCCTTTTAAACGCTATCAAATTGGCAAGGTTTATAGGGGCGAAAGGGCACAGAGAGGTCGCTTTAGAGAGTTTTACCAATGCGATATAGATGTTATTGGTAATGAGAAGTTATCTTTGGTAAATGATGCCGAGATGCCTGTTATAATTGCAAAAATATTTAGAGAAATGGGCTTTGAGGATTTCAAAATTTGTGTAAATAATAGGAAAATTCTCACGGGTTTTTATAGATCCTTGGGGGTTTGCGATGCGACTTCTGTACTTAGAATTGTGGACAAGCTCGACAAGATTGGTATTTGCAAGGTCAAGGAACTTTTAGAGGATGAGGGCTTAAAGGCTGATCAGATTGAAAAAATTTCTGATTTTCTAAAAATAAAGGGTAACAGAGAAGAAATCTTGCTAGCTCTGGAAGGGCTTGGCATTGAGGATGAAGATTTTAAGCTTGGTGTTGATGAGCTTTCAAAGCTCACTTCTTATATGGAAGATTTTGGCATTGAAAGAAAGAATTACAAGATAGATTTAAAAATTGCCAGGGGACTTGACTATTATACCGGCTCTGTCTATGAAACCTTTTTAGATGCCTATCCAGAGCTGGGCTCTGTCTGCTCGGGTGGTAGGTATGATGATTTGGCTGCCAACTATACCAAGGCAAAGCTTCCAGGGGTGGGGATTTCGATTGGACTATCAAGACTATTTTTCCAACTCACTGAAAAGAAGCTAATAGAGTCAAAGAATCAGTCTATGGTTGATGTTCTTGTCATTCCTATGGATGATTGCATAGAAGAAGGAATCAAGCTTATCAAAAAATTGAGGGACAGAGAAATCTCTACTAGTATATATACTGAAGCTGGCAAAATGGGCAAGAAGTTTAAGTATGCTGATGATTTGGAAATCCCCTATGTAATAGTTTTGGGCAAGGATGAAATCGAAAAAGGCATTTATGGTTTGAAAGATATGAAGGAAGGAAATCAAGAAAATTTGGATTTTGAAAGTCTATGCAAAAAACTTTCAAGTCTTGCAGGCGTTTAA